In Bradyrhizobium manausense, the sequence ACCGGTCGCGCAGGAATTTCGTGTTGCGCTCGTAGATTTCCTCGAGGCGGGTGACGGCGAGACCAGCGTCGGTGAAGGATTTGGTGGCGATGGAGGGTGGAGATTGCATTGTTCGACCGCCGGGTTGTTACCGTGAGTCGAACTATAGCAAAGAACAACGCGCCGTAGGGTGGGTTAGCACAGCGTAACCCACCACTTCTGCTTCCTCGGATAGAGACATGGTGGGTTACGGCTTCGTCTAACCCGCCCTACGAGATCGAGTTGCCGCGGGCGTCACTTCTCGCGGAAGGCCCGCATGAACTGGTCGTGCAGCGGCTTCAAGAGGTACGACAGCATGGTGCGGTCGCCGGTCTGGACGAACGCCTCCACCGGCATACCCGGGATCAGCTTGGAATCGCCGAGCCGGGCGACCTCCTCGGCGGACATCGAGACGCGGATAGTATAGTAGCTCTGACCGGTGCGCTGGTCCGTGGTGACGTCTGGCGAGACACGGCTGACGACACCGTTGAGCTCCGGCGTGGTGCGCTGGTTGAAGGCCGACAGACGCAGCAGCGTCTTCTGGCCGATCTGCAGCTTGTCGATGTCGACCGGGTTGACCTTGGCCTCGACCTGGAGATCGTCGGTCTGCGGCACGATCAGCATCAATGTGTCGCCGGCGGTGACGACGCCGCCGACCGTGTGCACCGTCGATTGCAGCACCATGCCATCCTGCGGCGCACGGATGTCGACGCGGCGGAGCTGGTCTTCGGCGGCGACCTTGCGCTCGATCAACTCGCCGCTCTTGTCGTTGGTCTCCCGCAGATCCTTGGAAACTTCGCTCACCATGTCCTTGTCGACCTGGATGATCTGAAGTTCTGTCTCGGTGATCTTGCCCTTGGCCTGCGCTCGCGAGGCGATGTATTGGGCGCGCTCGCCGTTGAGGCGGGCAGAGTCGCGCTCCAGGGTGGTCAGGCGCGAGATCTGCACAAGATGCTTGTCATAGAGATCGCGGACGCCGGTGAGCTCCTGCTGCACCAGTGAAATCTCCTTGTCCTTGGCTTTCTCCTGCGCCTGGAGGCCCTCGATCTCCTCGTTGAGCTGCTGGATGCGCTCGCGCAGCTGCGCCTTCTGTCCGGCGCGGCCATTGACGCGAACGTCGAACAGCTTGGTTTCGGCGGAGAGGAGTGCCTTGACGTCGGGATCGCTGGCGCGTTCGAGCAGTGATTGCGGAAACTCGATCTTGTCGAGACCGCGCTGCTCAGCCTGAAGCCGCGCCGCGCGCGCCTGGGCGGCGTCGAGATTCTTGGTGACGATGGCGAGGTTGGCCTTGGTCACGGTGTCGTCGAGCCGCACCAGGATGTCGCCGGCCTTGACCAGGTCGCCATCGCGGGTGCGCACTTCGCCGACCACGCCGCCGGTCGGATGCTGCACCTTCTTGACGTTGGATTCGACCACGATCTGGCCCGGCGCGATCAGCGCGCCGGAGATCAGCACCGTAGAGGCCCAGCCGCCGAGGCCGACGGCGAGCAGCAACACGATCCCGAGCCCGAGGATCAGGTGAAACCGGATCGATTCCCGCACGGTCCTGTTCGCGGCGGGCTTTCGCCCGCTAACCGTCATCGTGCTCATGGTTTGGCCACTCCGCCTTCGCTGACGATCTTGATCGGCGCCGGAGGCGCGACGCGGGGCTGGAGCACCTGGGCGAGCACCTGCTCTTTCGGACCGAAGGCCTGCATGCGGCCGTCGCGCAGCACCAGGACCTGGTCGACCGCCTCGACGCCGATGGGCCGGTGCGCCACGACGATGACGATGGCGCCGCGCTCGCGCGCGCTGCGGATCGCGCGGGTCAGAGCCTCGTCACCTTCGGTGTCGAGATTGGAATTGGGCTCGTCCAGCACGATCAGGAACGGATTGCCGTAGAGCGCGCGCGCCAGTGCCACGCGTTGCGCCTGACCGGCAGAGAGCGAGCCACCCTGCTCGCCGACCTGCGTGTTGTAGCCCTCGCGCATCTTGATGATCATCTCGTGCACGCCGGCGTCCTTGGCCGCGGAGATGATGCCGTCGGAACTAGCCTCCGGATCAAAACGGCTGATGTTCTGTGCGATCGTGCCACCGAACAGCTCGACGTCCTGCGGCAAATAGCCGATGTGGCGGCCGAGCACGTCGGATGACCATTGGTCGAGCGCCGCGCCGTCGAGCCGGACCTTGCCGCGGACCGGCTGCCAGACGCCGACCAGCGCGCGGATCAGCGAGGATTTGCCGGAGCCGCTCGGTCCGATCACGCCGAGGCCGTTGCCGGCTTCGAGCGCGAAGGTGACGTCCTGAACGATGAGGCGCTGGTCGCCCGGCGCCACCATGGCAACGGCTTCGACCGAGAGGCGGCTGGTGGGCGCCTGCAGCTGGGTCGGCATCGGCTGCGCCGGCATCTGTTCCAGCAGGCGGCTGAGCCGGTGCCAGCTCTGGCGGGCCGCGACGAAGGATTTCCAATGCGCGATCGCGAGATCGACCGGCGCCAGCGCGCGAGCGGAGAGGATCGAGCCCGCGATGATGATGCCCGCGGTCGCCTCCTGATGGATGACCAGCGTGGCGCCGACCGCAAGCACTGCCGATTGCAGCATCATGCGCAGCACCTTGGCGATCGCGCCGAGACCGCCGGC encodes:
- a CDS encoding HlyD family type I secretion periplasmic adaptor subunit, translating into MSTMTVSGRKPAANRTVRESIRFHLILGLGIVLLLAVGLGGWASTVLISGALIAPGQIVVESNVKKVQHPTGGVVGEVRTRDGDLVKAGDILVRLDDTVTKANLAIVTKNLDAAQARAARLQAEQRGLDKIEFPQSLLERASDPDVKALLSAETKLFDVRVNGRAGQKAQLRERIQQLNEEIEGLQAQEKAKDKEISLVQQELTGVRDLYDKHLVQISRLTTLERDSARLNGERAQYIASRAQAKGKITETELQIIQVDKDMVSEVSKDLRETNDKSGELIERKVAAEDQLRRVDIRAPQDGMVLQSTVHTVGGVVTAGDTLMLIVPQTDDLQVEAKVNPVDIDKLQIGQKTLLRLSAFNQRTTPELNGVVSRVSPDVTTDQRTGQSYYTIRVSMSAEEVARLGDSKLIPGMPVEAFVQTGDRTMLSYLLKPLHDQFMRAFREK
- a CDS encoding type I secretion system permease/ATPase, whose amino-acid sequence is MAAVPGLRRSELGDALRACRTAFVGLAFMSCMINLLYLTGSIFMLEVYDRVLPSRSIPTLVGLIVLAGGLYMAQGVLDMIRSRILGRVGTALDEALNKRVFDTIVRLPLLVGSRNEGLQPLRDLDNVRSFLGGMGPSAFFDLPWLPLYLGICFAFHVWIGVTALIGAVILVGLTLVTEFLSRQPAKDAMGLAAQRNDLAQSSRRNAEVLVSMGMAGRLNARWSEANEKYLAGNQRASDVAGGLGAIAKVLRMMLQSAVLAVGATLVIHQEATAGIIIAGSILSARALAPVDLAIAHWKSFVAARQSWHRLSRLLEQMPAQPMPTQLQAPTSRLSVEAVAMVAPGDQRLIVQDVTFALEAGNGLGVIGPSGSGKSSLIRALVGVWQPVRGKVRLDGAALDQWSSDVLGRHIGYLPQDVELFGGTIAQNISRFDPEASSDGIISAAKDAGVHEMIIKMREGYNTQVGEQGGSLSAGQAQRVALARALYGNPFLIVLDEPNSNLDTEGDEALTRAIRSARERGAIVIVVAHRPIGVEAVDQVLVLRDGRMQAFGPKEQVLAQVLQPRVAPPAPIKIVSEGGVAKP